One part of the Anopheles merus strain MAF chromosome 3L, AmerM5.1, whole genome shotgun sequence genome encodes these proteins:
- the LOC121598750 gene encoding uncharacterized protein LOC121598750 isoform X1, with the protein MGKRNAAAAIVDADRLQQFETPPKRMKHGPSNAAPPPATAAAAAAVAAPAREPYSPNISVSEFTLSKEFVDGTKLMDLTLKQWRIGKPIGKGSFGEIFLASDDIDTPVTSENAKYVVKIEPHSNGPLFVEIHCLLNTAKPTETCIIPPGMPEYIASGSHMFENERYRFLILKRYQRDLHSLIKNKRVNPTSIPVIACQILDVLEHLHDQGYVHSDIKAENLMIGTVETDRKDASVRLSNGSHHQNGHDHHRPNGVTLPPEGGRVGRGRSKKAAAEVPVAVNGAAHPQENGLYYHQEQEMCTRTRNLRPLKTVTYRDLSDEDERGGGARSKAAGSLPKRRGRKRNNDASFSCSISPRRSGYEELKAATEEAHRQELKRNSLPKVDEQQQQQQQGPEEERIHLIDFGLASKFVDSTGQHRPFCMDQRRAHDGTLEFTSRDAHMGAHARRSDLECLGYNLVYWSRGFLPWKDEKLLNQPEQVHRMKEYFMADVREMLRLIYGDDCPAYLGEFLAYVGNLTYDERPDYQYCKSLFYKELKRLGSPVSRHQPLRLDVGAIVQLSEPLTAQDEAEITNKINHVKSLMKMGALIPYRESMLHSKASSPKNLRSKRGDANGRNAQSVTVTDGAAATPATGGSQHVPSAVCTRKKEKPFSCADIFATDADQIARDRVEKEFERAEQMEETVIRYTGKPTYAIQELLERKSRGYSLGSGLEYTESEGYIKGYTKPMMDILRKRQSQLFRQIEEMNSAGKNKKETASDGDGNTAPMEQEGGDEEEDGEDDEEEEEEEQEEEQEEDEEVEAAPDNELENEEDEEEEVKLSKYEQDDDYEQAAEDEDEDDSVEDDDDEEEVASEEEEAEEESVEEDDEEEDDEEAVEEDEEEEAEGGAVVQNGYESRGSYRRKHESKGRKKEDTDSDFINDGGCEEEEEQEEEGAETDACNLPDADEEAVDDAEEEEANDDDQQDSDFNDQESTATESDVIVPVKRRPGRKRKEPPQPQAAHDSRDERGGIVTGRRKVGRPRKHSSSKNTDIHDHREEEASDSSRAKVATGSSSTSSKQRSDHRKKERKEWRRQQRREVLDDGDGDNARLFGDHHREDEVEAVDGREAVRKQTHHPYNNNNHCNSKAYYGDVDDSSHDMAPPTGTGEDRNASKYRFVKRRKSGLRERIRPTDRGTDYADNLQRKRKAALQNKQRRESAALLGELEDEDGADSEALLPSPSGVEDDSSCSSSSSSSSSSTGTSHSVSSSCSVGNRSSRAISHSSSAASLASSSSIVPAQKRRGRKRKQPPPLVSSRDSSGTRQSSTAQCAISSTVRSRRQPTVTDSEATGGHSTNRWGRSNSNSSQSAATSRASSVSASANGASEYAAAQHHQQSHHHHQLATLPEQQDDFLDDDDGDDTRDVDYSPVCTRRRRKEAAGGNGAVSRKHGTTTTIRRKHDSKGLVGKGLGTAPSSPPSPTLPPPPPPPLAVSSSSSSSSAVNGGGTGVNLPPLYGQSSISRRLDNTIQPPPPPPVPPVAALIQHHHQQQQQQQQHQRGRRPQHHHMAYQNYYRVNDQHHLPSTMLVRTYSRG; encoded by the exons AAACCTGTATTATACCGCCGGGTATGCCGGAGTACATCGCGTCCGGGTCGCACATGTTCGAGAACGAGCGGTACCGCTTTCTCATCCTCAAGCGCTACCAGCGCGATCTGCACTCGCTGATCAAGAACAAACGGGTCAACCCGACGAGCATTCCTGTGATCGCCTGCCAGATACTGGACGTGCTGGAGCATCTGCACGACCAGGGCTACGTGCATTCGGACATTAAGGCAGAGAATCTAATGATCGGCACGGTGGAGACTGACCGAAAGGACGCAAGCGTTCGGTTGTCGAACGGCAGTCACCACCAGAACGGGCACGATCACCACCGACCGAACGGTGTTACACTGCCACCGGAAGGGGGAAGGGTAGGTCGGGGACGGAGTAAGAAAGCTGCTGCAGAGGTACCGGTGGCGGTTAACGGGGCAGCACATCCGCAGGAAAACGGACTGTACTACCACCAGGAGCAGGAGATGTGTACACGTACGCGCAATCTTCGCCCGCTGAAAACGGTCACGTACCGCGATCTGAGCGACGAGGACGAACGGGGTGGCGGTGCCCGTTCGAAGGCAGCAGGCAGCTTACCTAAGCGACGGGGCCGAAAGCGCAACAACGATGCGTCGTTCAGCTGTTCGATTTCACCGCGCCGGTCAGGGTATGAGGAGCTGAAGGCAGCGACCGAGGAAGCGCACCGGCAAGAGCTGAAGCGTAACTCGCTGCCGAAGGTGGacgagcaacagcagcagcagcagcagggaccGGAGGAGGAGCGCATACATCTGATCGATTTCGGGCTGGCGTCCAAGTTTGTCGACTCGACCGGGCAGCATCGGCCGTTCTGCATGGATCAGCGGCGGGCACACGACGGCACGCTGGAGTTTACGTCGCGCGACGCTCACATGGGTGCGCATGCCCGCCGCAGCGATCTGGAGTGTCTCGGGTACAATCTCGTGTACTGGAGCCGCGGATTTCTGCCGTGGAAGGACGAGAAGCTGCTCAACCAGCCGGAGCAGGTGCACCGGATGAAGGAGTACTTCATGGCGGACGTGCGGGAGATGTTGCGGCTAATCTACGGCGACGACTGCCCGGCGTATCTGGGCGAATTTCTCGCCTACGTCGGCAATCTGACGTACGACGAGCGGCCCGACTACCAGTACTGCAAGTCGCTGTTCTACAAGGAGCTGAAGCGCCTGGGCAGCCCGGTAAGCCGGCACCAGCCGCTGCGCCTGGACGTGGGCGCCATCGTGCAGCTGAGCGAACCGCTGACGGCACAGGACGAGGCGGAAATCACGAACAAAATCAACCATGTGAAGTCGCTGATGAAGATGGGCGCACTGATACCGTACCGGGAAAGCATGCTGCACAGCAAGGCCTCTTCGCCGAAGAACCTTCGCTCGAAGCGGGGCGATGCGAACGGTCGAAACGCGCAGTCGGTGACGGTAACGGACGGTGCGGCCGCAACGCCTGCCACGGGTGGCTCGCAGCACGTACCGAGCGCCGTCTGTACGCGCAAGAAGGAGAAGCCATTTTCCTGCGCCGACATTTTCGCCACCGACGCAGACCAGATTGCGCGCGACCGGGTGGAGAAGGAGTTTGAGCGAGCGGAACAGATGGAGGAAACCGTCATTCGCTACACGGGCAAGCCGACGTACGCCATACAGGAGCTGCTGGAGCGCAAGTCGCGCGGCTACAGCCTGGGCAGCGGGCTGGAGTACACGGAGAGTGAGGGCTACATCAAGGGGTACACGAAACCGATGATGGACATACTGCGCAAGCGGCAGTCGCAGCTATTCCGCCAGATTGAGGAAATGAATTCTGCGGGCAAGAATAAAAAGGAGACGGCGAGTGACGGCGATGGTAACACTGCTCCCATGGAGCAAGAGGGTggtgatgaagaagaagatgggGAGGatgacgaggaggaggaggaggaggagcaagAGGAGGAGCAAGAGGAGGATGAAGAGGTGGAAGCCGCTCCGGATAATGAGCTCGAGAATGAGGAAGATGAAGAGGAGGAGGTCAAGCTGTCAAAGTATGAGCAGGACGACGATTACGAGCAAGCGGCGGAGGATGAGGACGAGGACGATTCGGTTGAagatgacgacgatgaggaGGAAGTGGCCAGCGAAGAGGAGGAAGCCGAAGAAGAATCCGTGGAAGAGGACGACGAGGAAGAGGACGATGAGGAAGCGGTGGAGGAGGACGAAGAGGAGGAAGCAGAGGGAGGAGCGGTCGTACAGAACGGCTACGAGTCGCGGGGATCGTACCGGCGCAAGCACGAGAGCAAAGGGCGCAAAAAGGAAGACACGGACAGTGACTTCATCAACGATGGTGGCtgtgaggaggaggaagagcaggaggaggagggagcTGAAACGGACGCATGCAATCTTCCCGACGCAGATGAGGAAGCGGTTGATGATGCAGAGGAAGAGGAAGCGAACGATGACGATCAGCAGGACAGTGACTTTAACGATCAGGAAAGCACTGCGACCGAAAGTGACGTGATCGTGCCGGTAAAGCGACGCCCTGGTCGAAAGCGCAAGGAACCGCCACAACCACAGGCGGCGCACGACAGCAGGGACGAAAGGGGGGGCATCGTAACAGGCAGGCGAAAGGTTGGGCGCCCGAGAAAgcatagcagcagcaaaaacaccgACATCCATGACCACCGCGAGGAGGAGGCAAGCGATAGCAGCAGAGCGAAAGTGGCCaccggtagcagcagcaccagcagcaagcagcgaTCAGACCATCGCAAAAAAGAGCGAAAGGagtggcggcggcagcagcggcgcgaAGTGCTGGACGATGGCGATGGCGATAATGCGCGCCTGTTCGGTGACCACCACCGGGAGGACGAGGTGGAGGCGGTGGACGGGCGGGAAGCGGTCCGAAAGCAGACGCATCACccgtacaacaacaacaaccactgcAACAGCAAGGCGTACTATGGCGATGTGGACGATTCATCGCACGATATGGCACCGCCGACCGGGACCGGCGAGGACCGGAACGCTTCCAAGTATCGGTTCGTGAAGCGGCGCAAATCGGGCCTGCGGGAGCGCATCCGGCCGACCGATCGGGGCACCGACTATGCGGACAATCTGCAGCGAAAGCGTAAGGCCGCCCTGCAGAACAAGCAGCGGCGCGAGTCGGCCGCCCTGCTCGGCGAGCTGGAGGACGAGGATGGTGCCGATTCTGAGGCGCTGCTACCGTCACCGTCGGGCGTCGAGGACGATTcctcgtgcagcagcagcagtagcagtagcagcagcagtaccggCACTAGTCACTCCGTCTCGTCGTCCTGCTCGGTCGGCAACCGGAGCAGCCGGGCCATATCGCATTCCTCGTCGGCGGCGTCGCTCGCTTCGTCCTCCTCGATCGTACCGGCACAGAAACGGCGCGGCCGGAAACGAAAGCAACCGCCGCCACTGGTATCGTCGCGCGATAGTAGCGGGACCCGGCAGTCGTCAACGGCCCAGTGTGCGATATCTTCCACCGTACGGTCCCGCCGGCAACCGACCGTAACGGATAGCGAAGCAACGGGCGGCCACTCGACCAATCGCTGGGGCCGTTCCAACTCGAACAGCAGCCAGTCGGCAGCGACGTCACGAGCTTCCTCCGTGTCCGCGTCAGCGAACGGTGCGAGTGAGTACGCCGCAGCGCAACATCATCAGCAGtcgcatcaccaccaccagttgGCCACCTTGCCCGAGCAGCAGGACGATTTTctcgacgatgacgatggagACGACACGCGCGATGTGGACTATTCGCCCGTTTGCACGAGGCGAAGGCGCAAAGAGGCGGCAGGTGGCAATGGTGCCGTTTCGCGCAAGCACGGCACGACGACGACCATACGCCGAAAGCATGATTCGAAAG GTTTGGTTGGTAAGGGTCTAGGTACGGCACCgtcatcaccaccatcgccaacactaccacctcctccaccgccgccgctggcagtatcatcatcgtcgtcgtcgtcgtcagcaGTGAACGGTGGTGGCACGGGAGTCAATCTTCCGCCACTGTACGGCCAGTCGTCCATTTCACGCCGACTGGACAACACGattcaaccaccaccacctcctccaGTACCACCGGTAGCGGCTCTTATAcagcatcatcaccagcagcagcagcagcagcagcagcatcaacgtGGCCGTCGGCCACAGCATCATCACATGGCGTATCAAAACTATTACCGAGTGAACGATCAGCATCATCTTCCCTCGACGATGCTGGTGCGAACGTACAGCCGGGGATAG
- the LOC121598748 gene encoding uncharacterized protein LOC121598748, producing the protein MDRVKLCDQILLQKLHLLSNEVLRTNRGITERDMEEAFKQSIGYRAPRFFPQNDGILAIVYSAIFVVVLFIITPFLAGFLELALGMRCIVPNNYLIWEATRPVSNCDFCRGVDRPIILQNLTREEFHPYAYSSRPIIIKRAVSHWPAVRALNYTFLKDLYLKHPAALDNLHEDCQFLHFKSNFQTLRDVFRMSDERAEFRAGQQPWYVGWSNCNPAVLAELRKLYPKPHFLPDDAEMPNTDFVFLGYEQGAVMHIDYIPRLMWQAQLRGNKSWILAPTPECDAECRSFSFYVEPGDALLVDTRLWYHGTFIHSKGEFSLTIQSEYG; encoded by the exons ATGGATCGGGTGAAGCTGTGCGATCAGATACTGCTGCAGAAGCTGCACCTGCTGAGCAATGAGGTGCTGCGCACGAACCGGGGCATCACCGAGCGGGACATGGAGGAAGCGTTCAAGCAGTCGATCGGGTACCGGGCGCCCCGGTTCTTCCCGCAGAACGACGGCATCCTGGCGATCGTGTACAGTGCCATATTTGTGGTGGTGCTCTTCATCATCACCCCGTTTCTGGCCGGGTTTCTCGAGCTGGCGCTCGGGATGCGCTGCATCGTGCCAAACAACTACCTGATCTGGGAGGCGACCCGGCCCGTCTCGAACTGCGACTTCTGCCGGGGGGTGGACCGGCCGATCATACTGCAAAACCTGACGCGCGAAGAGTTCCACCCGTACGCGTACTCGTCCCGGCCGATCATCATCAAGCGGGCGGTGTCGCACTGGCCGGCGGTACGGGCGCTGAACTACACCTTCCTGAAGGATCTGTACCTGAAGCATCCGGCCGCGCTGGACAACCTGCACGAGGACTGCCAGTTTCTGCACTTCAAGTCGAACTTCCAGACGCTGCGCGACGTCTTCCGGATGTCGGACGAGCGGGCCGAGTTTCGGGCCGGCCAGCAGCCGTGGTACGTCGGGTGGAGCAACTGCAATCCGGCCGTGCTGGCCGAGCTGCGCAAGCTCTACCCGAAGCCTCACTTTCTGCCGGACGATGCCGAAATGCCCAACACGGACTTTGTCTTTCTCGGCTACGAGCAGGGCGCTGTAATGCAT aTCGATTACATCCCCCGGCTAATGTGGCAGGCGCAGCTGCGGGGCAACAAGAGCTGGATTCTGGCCCCGACGCCCGAATGTGATGCGGAGTGTCGCAGCTTCAGCTTCTACGTCGAGCCGGGCGACGCACTGCTCGTGGACACGCGGCTCTGGTACCACGGCACGTTCATCCACTCCAAGGGAGAGTTTTCCCTCACCATACAGTCGGAATACGGATAa
- the LOC121598750 gene encoding uncharacterized protein LOC121598750 isoform X2, with the protein MGKRNAAAAIVDADRLQQFETPPKRMKHGPSNAAPPPATAAAAAAVAAPAREPYSPNISVSEFTLSKEFVDGTKLMDLTLKQWRIGKPIGKGSFGEIFLASDDIDTPVTSENAKYVVKIEPHSNGPLFVEIHCLLNTAKPTETCIIPPGMPEYIASGSHMFENERYRFLILKRYQRDLHSLIKNKRVNPTSIPVIACQILDVLEHLHDQGYVHSDIKAENLMIGTVETDRKDASVRLSNGSHHQNGHDHHRPNGVTLPPEGGRVGRGRSKKAAAEVPVAVNGAAHPQENGLYYHQEQEMCTRTRNLRPLKTVTYRDLSDEDERGGGARSKAAGSLPKRRGRKRNNDASFSCSISPRRSGYEELKAATEEAHRQELKRNSLPKVDEQQQQQQQGPEEERIHLIDFGLASKFVDSTGQHRPFCMDQRRAHDGTLEFTSRDAHMGAHARRSDLECLGYNLVYWSRGFLPWKDEKLLNQPEQVHRMKEYFMADVREMLRLIYGDDCPAYLGEFLAYVGNLTYDERPDYQYCKSLFYKELKRLGSPVSRHQPLRLDVGAIVQLSEPLTAQDEAEITNKINHVKSLMKMGALIPYRESMLHSKASSPKNLRSKRGDANGRNAQSVTVTDGAAATPATGGSQHVPSAVCTRKKEKPFSCADIFATDADQIARDRVEKEFERAEQMEETVIRYTGKPTYAIQELLERKSRGYSLGSGLEYTESEGYIKGYTKPMMDILRKRQSQLFRQIEEMNSAGKNKKETASDGDGNTAPMEQEGGDEEEDGEDDEEEEEEEQEEEQEEDEEVEAAPDNELENEEDEEEEVKLSKYEQDDDYEQAAEDEDEDDSVEDDDDEEEVASEEEEAEEESVEEDDEEEDDEEAVEEDEEEEAEGGAVVQNGYESRGSYRRKHESKGRKKEDTDSDFINDGGCEEEEEQEEEGAETDACNLPDADEEAVDDAEEEEANDDDQQDSDFNDQESTATESDVIVPVKRRPGRKRKEPPQPQAAHDSRDERGGIVTGRRKVGRPRKHSSSKNTDIHDHREEEASDSSRAKVATGSSSTSSKQRSDHRKKERKEWRRQQRREVLDDGDGDNARLFGDHHREDEVEAVDGREAVRKQTHHPYNNNNHCNSKAYYGDVDDSSHDMAPPTGTGEDRNASKYRFVKRRKSGLRERIRPTDRGTDYADNLQRKRKAALQNKQRRESAALLGELEDEDGADSEALLPSPSGVEDDSSCSSSSSSSSSSTGTSHSVSSSCSVGNRSSRAISHSSSAASLASSSSIVPAQKRRGRKRKQPPPLVSSRDSSGTRQSSTAQCAISSTVRSRRQPTVTDSEATGGHSTNRWGRSNSNSSQSAATSRASSVSASANGASEYAAAQHHQQSHHHHQLATLPEQQDDFLDDDDGDDTRDVDYSPVCTRRRRKEAAGGNGAVSRKHGTTTTIRRKHDSKGSFSLI; encoded by the exons AAACCTGTATTATACCGCCGGGTATGCCGGAGTACATCGCGTCCGGGTCGCACATGTTCGAGAACGAGCGGTACCGCTTTCTCATCCTCAAGCGCTACCAGCGCGATCTGCACTCGCTGATCAAGAACAAACGGGTCAACCCGACGAGCATTCCTGTGATCGCCTGCCAGATACTGGACGTGCTGGAGCATCTGCACGACCAGGGCTACGTGCATTCGGACATTAAGGCAGAGAATCTAATGATCGGCACGGTGGAGACTGACCGAAAGGACGCAAGCGTTCGGTTGTCGAACGGCAGTCACCACCAGAACGGGCACGATCACCACCGACCGAACGGTGTTACACTGCCACCGGAAGGGGGAAGGGTAGGTCGGGGACGGAGTAAGAAAGCTGCTGCAGAGGTACCGGTGGCGGTTAACGGGGCAGCACATCCGCAGGAAAACGGACTGTACTACCACCAGGAGCAGGAGATGTGTACACGTACGCGCAATCTTCGCCCGCTGAAAACGGTCACGTACCGCGATCTGAGCGACGAGGACGAACGGGGTGGCGGTGCCCGTTCGAAGGCAGCAGGCAGCTTACCTAAGCGACGGGGCCGAAAGCGCAACAACGATGCGTCGTTCAGCTGTTCGATTTCACCGCGCCGGTCAGGGTATGAGGAGCTGAAGGCAGCGACCGAGGAAGCGCACCGGCAAGAGCTGAAGCGTAACTCGCTGCCGAAGGTGGacgagcaacagcagcagcagcagcagggaccGGAGGAGGAGCGCATACATCTGATCGATTTCGGGCTGGCGTCCAAGTTTGTCGACTCGACCGGGCAGCATCGGCCGTTCTGCATGGATCAGCGGCGGGCACACGACGGCACGCTGGAGTTTACGTCGCGCGACGCTCACATGGGTGCGCATGCCCGCCGCAGCGATCTGGAGTGTCTCGGGTACAATCTCGTGTACTGGAGCCGCGGATTTCTGCCGTGGAAGGACGAGAAGCTGCTCAACCAGCCGGAGCAGGTGCACCGGATGAAGGAGTACTTCATGGCGGACGTGCGGGAGATGTTGCGGCTAATCTACGGCGACGACTGCCCGGCGTATCTGGGCGAATTTCTCGCCTACGTCGGCAATCTGACGTACGACGAGCGGCCCGACTACCAGTACTGCAAGTCGCTGTTCTACAAGGAGCTGAAGCGCCTGGGCAGCCCGGTAAGCCGGCACCAGCCGCTGCGCCTGGACGTGGGCGCCATCGTGCAGCTGAGCGAACCGCTGACGGCACAGGACGAGGCGGAAATCACGAACAAAATCAACCATGTGAAGTCGCTGATGAAGATGGGCGCACTGATACCGTACCGGGAAAGCATGCTGCACAGCAAGGCCTCTTCGCCGAAGAACCTTCGCTCGAAGCGGGGCGATGCGAACGGTCGAAACGCGCAGTCGGTGACGGTAACGGACGGTGCGGCCGCAACGCCTGCCACGGGTGGCTCGCAGCACGTACCGAGCGCCGTCTGTACGCGCAAGAAGGAGAAGCCATTTTCCTGCGCCGACATTTTCGCCACCGACGCAGACCAGATTGCGCGCGACCGGGTGGAGAAGGAGTTTGAGCGAGCGGAACAGATGGAGGAAACCGTCATTCGCTACACGGGCAAGCCGACGTACGCCATACAGGAGCTGCTGGAGCGCAAGTCGCGCGGCTACAGCCTGGGCAGCGGGCTGGAGTACACGGAGAGTGAGGGCTACATCAAGGGGTACACGAAACCGATGATGGACATACTGCGCAAGCGGCAGTCGCAGCTATTCCGCCAGATTGAGGAAATGAATTCTGCGGGCAAGAATAAAAAGGAGACGGCGAGTGACGGCGATGGTAACACTGCTCCCATGGAGCAAGAGGGTggtgatgaagaagaagatgggGAGGatgacgaggaggaggaggaggaggagcaagAGGAGGAGCAAGAGGAGGATGAAGAGGTGGAAGCCGCTCCGGATAATGAGCTCGAGAATGAGGAAGATGAAGAGGAGGAGGTCAAGCTGTCAAAGTATGAGCAGGACGACGATTACGAGCAAGCGGCGGAGGATGAGGACGAGGACGATTCGGTTGAagatgacgacgatgaggaGGAAGTGGCCAGCGAAGAGGAGGAAGCCGAAGAAGAATCCGTGGAAGAGGACGACGAGGAAGAGGACGATGAGGAAGCGGTGGAGGAGGACGAAGAGGAGGAAGCAGAGGGAGGAGCGGTCGTACAGAACGGCTACGAGTCGCGGGGATCGTACCGGCGCAAGCACGAGAGCAAAGGGCGCAAAAAGGAAGACACGGACAGTGACTTCATCAACGATGGTGGCtgtgaggaggaggaagagcaggaggaggagggagcTGAAACGGACGCATGCAATCTTCCCGACGCAGATGAGGAAGCGGTTGATGATGCAGAGGAAGAGGAAGCGAACGATGACGATCAGCAGGACAGTGACTTTAACGATCAGGAAAGCACTGCGACCGAAAGTGACGTGATCGTGCCGGTAAAGCGACGCCCTGGTCGAAAGCGCAAGGAACCGCCACAACCACAGGCGGCGCACGACAGCAGGGACGAAAGGGGGGGCATCGTAACAGGCAGGCGAAAGGTTGGGCGCCCGAGAAAgcatagcagcagcaaaaacaccgACATCCATGACCACCGCGAGGAGGAGGCAAGCGATAGCAGCAGAGCGAAAGTGGCCaccggtagcagcagcaccagcagcaagcagcgaTCAGACCATCGCAAAAAAGAGCGAAAGGagtggcggcggcagcagcggcgcgaAGTGCTGGACGATGGCGATGGCGATAATGCGCGCCTGTTCGGTGACCACCACCGGGAGGACGAGGTGGAGGCGGTGGACGGGCGGGAAGCGGTCCGAAAGCAGACGCATCACccgtacaacaacaacaaccactgcAACAGCAAGGCGTACTATGGCGATGTGGACGATTCATCGCACGATATGGCACCGCCGACCGGGACCGGCGAGGACCGGAACGCTTCCAAGTATCGGTTCGTGAAGCGGCGCAAATCGGGCCTGCGGGAGCGCATCCGGCCGACCGATCGGGGCACCGACTATGCGGACAATCTGCAGCGAAAGCGTAAGGCCGCCCTGCAGAACAAGCAGCGGCGCGAGTCGGCCGCCCTGCTCGGCGAGCTGGAGGACGAGGATGGTGCCGATTCTGAGGCGCTGCTACCGTCACCGTCGGGCGTCGAGGACGATTcctcgtgcagcagcagcagtagcagtagcagcagcagtaccggCACTAGTCACTCCGTCTCGTCGTCCTGCTCGGTCGGCAACCGGAGCAGCCGGGCCATATCGCATTCCTCGTCGGCGGCGTCGCTCGCTTCGTCCTCCTCGATCGTACCGGCACAGAAACGGCGCGGCCGGAAACGAAAGCAACCGCCGCCACTGGTATCGTCGCGCGATAGTAGCGGGACCCGGCAGTCGTCAACGGCCCAGTGTGCGATATCTTCCACCGTACGGTCCCGCCGGCAACCGACCGTAACGGATAGCGAAGCAACGGGCGGCCACTCGACCAATCGCTGGGGCCGTTCCAACTCGAACAGCAGCCAGTCGGCAGCGACGTCACGAGCTTCCTCCGTGTCCGCGTCAGCGAACGGTGCGAGTGAGTACGCCGCAGCGCAACATCATCAGCAGtcgcatcaccaccaccagttgGCCACCTTGCCCGAGCAGCAGGACGATTTTctcgacgatgacgatggagACGACACGCGCGATGTGGACTATTCGCCCGTTTGCACGAGGCGAAGGCGCAAAGAGGCGGCAGGTGGCAATGGTGCCGTTTCGCGCAAGCACGGCACGACGACGACCATACGCCGAAAGCATGATTCGAAAG GATCATTTTCACTGATCTAA